One window of Anas platyrhynchos isolate ZD024472 breed Pekin duck chromosome 11, IASCAAS_PekinDuck_T2T, whole genome shotgun sequence genomic DNA carries:
- the MEX3B gene encoding RNA-binding protein MEX3B, whose protein sequence is MPSSLFADMERNGSGGGGGGGGGGGGETLDDQRALQIALDQLSLLGLDNDETGSIYDSEPRKKSVNMTECVPVPSSEHVAEIVGRQGCKIKALRAKTNTYIKTPVRGEEPLFVVTGRKEDVAMARREIISAAEHFSMIRASRNKNTALNGTVPGPPNLPGQTTIQVRVPYRVVGLVVGPKGATIKRIQQQTHTYIVTPSRDKEPVFEVTGMPENVDRAREEIEAHIAMRTGGIIELTDENDFHANGTDVGFELNGTGSLWSKPTPPSITPTPGRKPFCNYRNDSSSSLGSASTDSYFGSGTAGGSGARLADYSPPSPALSFTHNGNNNNNSSGGSANGYVYGGGGGDVLSSPDCCSELPFDSPPGFDLAPAPPPGATLIWPQFERGPAAAPPSPAPSPAAAAAFPGATPANANLALLVSGPRRGGGAAPPPARLSPPLHGPVAAAAVAGPEHPLARRVRSDPGGRLLAASYPLYANGLGSHLPGLPSDSSASSSSSSSSSSSSSCSSSGVRRKGSRDCSVCFESEVIAALVPCGHNLFCMECANRICEKTEPQCPVCHSAVTQAIRIFS, encoded by the exons ATGCCCAGCTCGCTCTTTGCAGACATGGAGAGGaacgggagcggcggcggcggcggtggcggcggcggcggcgggggagAGACGCTGGATGACCAAAGAGCCCTGCAGATCGCCCTGGATCAGCtctccctgctggggctggacaACGACGAGACGGGCTCCATTTACGACAGCGAGCCTCGGAAAAAGAGCGTGAACATGACCGAGTGCGTGCCGGTGCCCAGCTCGGAGCACGTCGCCGAGATAGTGGGCAGACAAG GTTGTAAAATCAAAGCTCTGCGGGCAAAGACCAACACCTACATCAAGACCCCGGTTCGCGGGGAGGAGCCGCTCTTTGTTGTGACGGGCAGAAAGGAAGATGTGGCCATGGCCCGCAGGGAGATCATCTCGGCGGCCGAGCATTTCTCCATGATCCGAGCCTCACGGAACAAGAACACAGCCCTGAACGGCACCGTTCCCGGCCCCCCGAACTTGCCCGGCCAAACCACCATCCAGGTGCGGGTGCCTTATCGCGTGGTGGGCTTGGTCGTGGGGCCCAAGGGGGCCACAATCAAGCGCATCCAGCAGCAGACGCACACCTACATCGTGACCCCCAGCCGGGACAAGGAGCCGGTCTTTGAGGTGACGGGCATGCCCGAGAACGTGGACCGGGCCCGGGAGGAGATCGAGGCACACATCGCCATGCGCACCGGCGGCATCATCGAGCTGACGGACGAGAACGACTTCCACGCCAACGGCACGGACGTGGGCTTCGAGCTGAACGGCACGGGCAGCCTCTGGAGCAAGCCCACACCGCCCAGCATCACGCCCACACCGGGCCGCAAACCCTTCTGCAACTACCGCAACGACAGCTCCAGCTCGCTGGGCAGCGCCTCCACCGACTCCTACTTCGGCAGTGGCacggcggggggcagcggcgcCCGCTTGGCTGACTacagccccccgagccccgcgCTGAGCTTCACCCACaatggcaacaacaacaacaacagcagcgGCGGCAGCGCCAACGGCTACGTGTacggcgggggcggcggggacgtGCTCTCCTCCCCGGACTGCTGCTCCGAGCTGCCCTTCGACTCGCCACCCGGCTTTGACCTGGCCCCTGCCCCGCCGCCGGGGGCCACCCTCATCTGGCCGCAATTCGAGCGTGGCCCTGCGGCCGCGCCACCCTCACCGGCGCCCTcgcccgcagccgccgccgccttccCGGGCGCGACGCCCGCCAATGCCAACCTGGCGCTGCTGGTGAGCGGCCCGAggcggggcggcggcgctgcTCCGCCCCCGGCACGGCTCTCCCCGCCCCTACATGGCCCGGTGGCGGCGGCTGCGGTGGCCGGGCCCGAGCACCCACTGGCACGGAGGGTGCGTAGCGACCCGGGTGGGCGGCTGCTGGCCGCCTCGTACCCGTTGTATGCCAACGGGCTGGGCTCCCACCTGCCGGGGCTGCCCTCCGACTCGTCGGCCTCCTCCTCGTCGTCGTCCAGCTCGTCGTCCAGCTCGTCGTGCTCGTCGTCCGGCGTGCGGCGGAAGGGCAGCCGCGACTGCTCGGTGTGTTTTGAGAGCGAGGTGATCGCGGCGCTGGTGCCCTGCGGCCACAACCTCTTCTGCATGGAGTGCGCCAACCGCATCTGCGAGAAGACGGAGCCGCAGTGCCCTGTGTGCCACAGCGCCGTCACCCAGGCCATCCGCATCTTCTCCTGA